CCTCTCTTAGGAACTATCCTGGGTCTAGGTAGGTTGTACAGTGTATGGTCTACAAAAGATAGAACAACAAGTAAAAAAGAGCTACTCCTACACACTCTAACCGGTATTGTGGAAACTTTAGGGCTGGGGATCATTCTCCTAATCGCAAAAATTACGCTTACTGCAATCAAAACAATCAGGAAAAAAATTAACCTATACTATTACGGTTCGAGACGCCTACCCTCCAATGTATTTGCTCGCTCTGACAGTGCTTCTGATGATGAGAGTTCCTCTGATTCTGATTCAGAGATAGTAACATCAGCAGTACCTCTAGAGTTCTATAATAGGCTAGAACAATTTGCTGCTATGGTTACTACACAGGAATAAACAACGGGAAACAGTAACCACTCGCCAAGACCTTACATTCTAAGAAACAATAATTTGCCACCCTTACAGCAGCTGACGAAGCATTGTGAAAGAGTATATTATAAAACAGAATCTCTTCCGATGTATTATTTTGTATAAACGATATAAGGAAGAGATTCGATCTTACTCATAGCAAACTCAAGCTACTTCTTTTTACTTCCTGATAAAATCAATAAACACGAAATAGCGCAAAATGCTAAGGCTGATGCCATGGGAACAGTAATAAATCCAAAAACGAATAGTTTTGTGGAGCAAGACACCCTACCGCAAATATCTATCGTCATTCCAGAAATCTCTTGAAGACAAATTTGATACACGGCAATCACCATGCCTGTAATTGATAAAGGTAAAGCATAGATCTTTACTAAATTATCCTCACGGTATGTAGCGATTCCTAAAATAATAGATAAAGGGAATAAGCAAATTCTTTGATAATAACATAAAACACAAGGCTCTATGTTTAACAGGTAGCTGTAATAAATACTCATCACTGTCCCTGTAGAACAAATCAACCAAGCAAAATATAAAGCGTTATTACGAAGGAATCTAATCATCATTTTCCTCTGTAGCTTGTAAATGGCGGATTTGTCGAATCACACGTTCTAACTCATCAAACGTAGGATCCTCGATGAGATAATCTCCAACAACAGCTGTTGGTGTTGCTAACTGCCCGCCAAGAACCTGAGAACCATAAATATTATTCTTCTTAATTTGCTCTTCATACTGCTGAGAATCAACACATTGCATTAATCCCTTAGGATTAATGCTACGCCCTGAATGCGTTTTCAAATTCTCAGAAAGCTTAGTTAATACTTCCGGAGTGGCCCAGCGTTTCCCCTCTTCCTTAGGATAAGTAAGCAACCTATGGAAATATTCTATATAAGCTTCTATATCCACCTGACGTGGATCATGATGGTATATACAAAGTAATGCTTGAGCCGCCGGCATCGATCCCCGAATAAAACATACAGGAATTAACGTAAATGATACCTCTCCTGTATCAATGTATTTCTTTCTTAATAGAGGGAAAACCTCTGTGCTAAACTCCGCACATGCAGCACATGAGGGTTCCTCAAACACCGTAATGTTAATCGGCGCATAAGGATTCCCAAGAGTCGGGAAATGCTTGGCATTGGTAGGGATATGCGCTTTGGGAGGCAATATCTGCTGCTTTTTATAAAGCATTAATCCAAAGCATAGTAGGAAAAAAGCACTTGTAACTATGACTAATATCTTTTTATTCAATGATCGTTCTCTTCTCTTATAAGGCTCTTACAGAACCAAGAAATAGAATAAAAAAATAAAAATTCAAAACTATTTTTACACAACAGAAGAGAGAAGAGGCCTTATTGGCGTCTCGTACATATCAAGATAAGTTGAGATTAATAAAAAACCTTTTAGTTTTATTATTCTCATTCTATTTAGAAAGAAACATCCCAAAGTTTTTCTTTTCATGGATAAAGAAACCCTAGAAAATATTTATAAGCACTTCCGTTATCGATTTTTCAAACTCAGTATTCTCCCTGCATTTTTAGGACTGTTGCTTATATGCACGCCATACACTCTGAACTATCAAGCGCCTAGCGTCATCCTGTCTGATAGGATCTGCGGAAGCCTGTTAATCATCTTAGCCTTGATATCTTTTTTTAGACGTTCAGTACTTTGGTTTGGGGTATTTATAGGTATTTGGGTAACTCTTTTCCCTTGTTTCCCAGAACGCTCTTCTATCGTTTTTGCAAATGATACACTGATAGGCTTTGCTATCTTTGCTGTTGTTTGCATCTCCCCTACACGACCAGAAGCTTTGGAAGTCGGCCCTACTCTTCCTGAAGGCATGTCCTATAATCCATCTTCAGGAGGACGGCGTGCTGCTGTCTTAATCTTAAGCTTATTAGCTTGGCTGCAATCACGCTTTTTAACAGCATCCGCTTTAGGGATTTCCTCATCTGCTTTTGAGAGCGAATTCTTTGCCTATGCAGCGATGATGACTGCCTATTCCCTACTTGTTGTATTATCTCTATCCGGAGGAGAGCGTCGCTGGCATACACGACCAAAAATAGTGTTGGCAACAGCAATCACGTTACTATCTGCTATTATCCTCACCCTCATCCCTATCATATCGAAACAGATATCTTTAGATTGCTGGCTATGCCTTGCTCTTACGATACAGCCTGCTCTAGCATTCGTTTTTGCCTATGATGAATTCAGAGCAACATTCACATATCTAGGACAATTTCTTCGAAAAAAACGTGAACTTATTCGTATAGCACTATTCGGATCCGAATACTACAGAGATTCATTGTTTTGGGAAGAACGTACCGTCCTTCCTTTTACAAAAGCATGTAAACAAGCTTTTCTAGGCATTTCCTTCCCAATTAACCTTTTGATTGCTGTTTGGATAGCTATAGGCTTCATCAAAGTCAGCGATAGATTCGCCGTTACAGATGCACTGAGAAA
The Chlamydia caviae GPIC genome window above contains:
- a CDS encoding SPW repeat domain-containing protein gives rise to the protein MDKETLENIYKHFRYRFFKLSILPAFLGLLLICTPYTLNYQAPSVILSDRICGSLLIILALISFFRRSVLWFGVFIGIWVTLFPCFPERSSIVFANDTLIGFAIFAVVCISPTRPEALEVGPTLPEGMSYNPSSGGRRAAVLILSLLAWLQSRFLTASALGISSSAFESEFFAYAAMMTAYSLLVVLSLSGGERRWHTRPKIVLATAITLLSAIILTLIPIISKQISLDCWLCLALTIQPALAFVFAYDEFRATFTYLGQFLRKKRELIRIALFGSEYYRDSLFWEERTVLPFTKACKQAFLGISFPINLLIAVWIAIGFIKVSDRFAVTDALRNYIDICCWFIIVLATLSFADSLRHLRWLCVIFAAAILLSPVVFHIPLHAPILIPTVIVGIVLIVLSIGKITQKK
- a CDS encoding disulfide bond formation protein B, which translates into the protein MIRFLRNNALYFAWLICSTGTVMSIYYSYLLNIEPCVLCYYQRICLFPLSIILGIATYREDNLVKIYALPLSITGMVIAVYQICLQEISGMTIDICGRVSCSTKLFVFGFITVPMASALAFCAISCLLILSGSKKK
- a CDS encoding thioredoxin domain-containing protein, which produces MLYKKQQILPPKAHIPTNAKHFPTLGNPYAPINITVFEEPSCAACAEFSTEVFPLLRKKYIDTGEVSFTLIPVCFIRGSMPAAQALLCIYHHDPRQVDIEAYIEYFHRLLTYPKEEGKRWATPEVLTKLSENLKTHSGRSINPKGLMQCVDSQQYEEQIKKNNIYGSQVLGGQLATPTAVVGDYLIEDPTFDELERVIRQIRHLQATEENDD